The Bradyrhizobium ottawaense genome window below encodes:
- a CDS encoding molybdopterin-dependent oxidoreductase, with product MSFEVNGKPFAQEPRAGQCLRTFLRELGHFGVKKGCDAGDCGACTVLLDGEPVHSCLIPAFRVEGRSVTTIEGLGGDHGTHPMQQAFLDAQGFQCGFCTAGMILTCASLNQAQRTDLGAALKGNICRCTGYRSIEDALLGKTNVEASVEPGAAFGRSLPAPAGPDIVRGDARYTFDTAIEGLLHVKLVRSPHAHTRIVAIDKSEALKVPGVHAVLTHEDAPSMLISTARHEMDWMDPEDTRVLDDVVRFIGQRVAAIVAESETAAEEACRRLKLDYEILPALIDPEQAMAPGAPVIHPDRTTANRIADAQRNLAAETHGEFGDVAAALAIAAVTFEGTFHSHRVQHAALETHGGLAWLDASGVLNVRTSTQVPFLTRRALSDIFKLPPDKVRVFCERVGGGFGGKQEMFVEDILALAALKTGRPVKLELTREEQFIATSTRHPMRVHIKAGADADGKLTALQLDVLSNTGAYGNHAGPVMFHSLSESIAVYNCPNKRVDGYAVYTNTVPAGAFRGYGLPQTLIAIEAAIDELGRQLGINPYEMRRRNIVRDGDPMLSPPPSEFHDVLYGSYGLDQCLDLVERAMQADSPQPDLSPDWLIGDGVALTMIDTAPPAGHLADATITLNDDGGFDLTVGTAEFGNGTSTVHRQIAATTLATTVDRIRLRQSDTAHGGHDTGAYGSAGMFVAGKATHAASLQLATELKAAAAGAWLCDIGSCALEDNAVVSGVRRMSFAELVKLARERGQPFAGSGNSEGTPRSVGFNIQGFRIAVNKATGELRILRSVHAADAGVVANPMQCRGQVEGGVAQALGAALYEEMVIDAEGRVTNPKFRDYHLPSFADVPRTEVFFAETSDTIGPLGAKSMSESPYNPVAAALGNAIANATGIRFTAPPFKPDRLFPALHAKFGNSTGTR from the coding sequence ATGAGCTTCGAGGTCAACGGCAAACCGTTTGCGCAGGAGCCGCGCGCCGGCCAGTGCCTGCGCACATTCCTGCGCGAGCTCGGCCATTTCGGCGTGAAGAAGGGCTGCGACGCCGGTGACTGCGGCGCCTGCACCGTGCTGCTCGACGGGGAGCCGGTGCACAGCTGCCTGATCCCGGCGTTCCGCGTCGAGGGACGCAGTGTGACCACGATCGAAGGTCTGGGCGGAGACCACGGCACGCATCCGATGCAGCAGGCTTTCCTTGACGCGCAGGGCTTTCAATGCGGCTTCTGCACCGCCGGCATGATCCTGACCTGCGCCTCGCTGAACCAGGCGCAGCGGACCGATCTCGGCGCGGCGCTGAAGGGCAATATCTGCCGCTGCACCGGCTATCGCTCGATCGAGGATGCATTGCTCGGCAAGACCAATGTCGAGGCGAGCGTCGAGCCCGGAGCCGCGTTTGGCCGCAGCCTGCCGGCGCCGGCAGGCCCCGACATCGTGCGCGGCGACGCGCGCTACACCTTCGACACCGCCATCGAGGGCCTGCTTCACGTCAAGCTGGTGCGTTCGCCTCATGCCCACACCAGGATCGTCGCAATCGACAAGTCGGAGGCGCTGAAGGTTCCCGGCGTGCACGCGGTGCTGACGCATGAAGACGCACCTTCGATGCTGATCTCGACCGCGCGGCACGAGATGGACTGGATGGACCCCGAGGACACCCGCGTTCTCGACGACGTCGTCCGCTTCATTGGCCAGAGGGTTGCCGCCATCGTTGCCGAAAGCGAAACCGCCGCCGAGGAGGCCTGCCGCCGGCTGAAGCTCGATTATGAGATTTTGCCTGCGCTGATCGATCCGGAGCAGGCGATGGCGCCCGGTGCGCCCGTCATTCATCCCGACCGCACCACCGCGAACCGCATCGCCGACGCTCAGCGCAACCTCGCTGCGGAGACGCATGGCGAGTTCGGCGACGTCGCGGCGGCGCTCGCGATAGCTGCCGTCACCTTCGAGGGCACCTTCCACAGTCATCGCGTGCAGCACGCGGCACTGGAGACCCATGGCGGCCTCGCCTGGCTCGATGCCTCGGGCGTGCTCAATGTCCGCACCTCGACCCAGGTGCCGTTCCTGACCCGGCGCGCGCTGTCCGACATCTTCAAGCTTCCTCCCGACAAGGTCCGCGTGTTCTGCGAGCGCGTTGGCGGCGGCTTTGGCGGCAAGCAGGAGATGTTCGTCGAGGACATTCTGGCGCTCGCTGCGCTCAAGACGGGACGTCCGGTGAAGCTGGAGCTCACCCGCGAGGAGCAGTTCATCGCGACCTCGACGCGGCACCCGATGCGGGTCCACATCAAGGCCGGAGCGGATGCCGACGGCAAGCTCACCGCGCTCCAGCTCGACGTGCTCTCCAACACCGGAGCTTACGGCAATCACGCCGGCCCGGTGATGTTCCATTCGCTGTCGGAGTCCATCGCGGTCTACAATTGCCCGAACAAGCGGGTCGACGGTTACGCGGTCTACACCAACACGGTGCCGGCGGGCGCGTTTCGCGGCTATGGCCTGCCGCAGACACTGATCGCGATCGAGGCCGCGATTGACGAGCTGGGCCGGCAGCTCGGCATCAACCCCTACGAGATGCGCCGGCGCAACATCGTGAGGGATGGCGATCCCATGCTGTCGCCGCCGCCGTCCGAATTTCACGACGTGCTCTACGGCTCCTACGGGCTCGACCAGTGCCTCGACCTCGTCGAGCGCGCGATGCAGGCCGATAGCCCGCAGCCGGACCTGTCGCCGGACTGGCTGATCGGTGACGGCGTCGCGCTGACCATGATCGACACCGCGCCGCCGGCGGGCCACCTCGCCGACGCGACGATTACGCTCAACGATGACGGCGGTTTCGATCTCACCGTCGGCACCGCCGAATTCGGCAACGGCACCAGCACCGTGCACCGGCAGATCGCCGCGACCACGCTCGCGACCACCGTCGACAGAATCCGACTGCGCCAGTCCGACACCGCCCATGGCGGCCACGACACCGGCGCCTATGGCAGCGCGGGCATGTTCGTCGCCGGCAAGGCGACCCATGCGGCTTCCCTGCAGCTTGCGACCGAATTGAAGGCGGCCGCCGCCGGCGCGTGGCTGTGTGACATCGGGAGCTGCGCGCTCGAGGACAACGCCGTCGTCAGCGGCGTCCGGCGCATGTCTTTTGCGGAGCTGGTGAAGCTCGCGCGCGAGCGCGGGCAGCCGTTCGCAGGCAGCGGCAATTCCGAGGGAACACCGCGTTCGGTCGGCTTCAACATCCAGGGTTTTCGTATCGCCGTGAACAAGGCCACCGGCGAGCTCAGGATTCTCAGGAGCGTGCACGCCGCGGACGCTGGAGTGGTCGCCAATCCCATGCAGTGCCGCGGTCAGGTCGAAGGCGGCGTGGCGCAGGCGCTCGGCGCCGCGCTCTACGAGGAGATGGTGATCGACGCCGAGGGGCGCGTCACCAACCCGAAATTCCGCGACTACCACCTGCCCTCCTTCGCGGACGTGCCCCGCACCGAGGTGTTCTTCGCCGAGACGTCCGACACGATCGGACCGTTAGGGGCGAAGTCGATGAGCGAGAGTCCGTACAATCCGGTCGCGGCCGCACTCGGCAACGCGATCGCGAACGCCACCGGCATCCGCTTCACCGCGCCGCCGTTCAAGCCGGACCGGCTGTTTCCGGCGCTGCACGCGAAGTTCGGCAACTCCACTGGGACGCGATAG
- a CDS encoding FAD binding domain-containing protein, protein MDLNTITTVAHPQTRAQLPAWTAGDAWLAGGTWLFSEPQVHLKRLIDLTDLKWPALTITDKHLSIAATCTVAQLDGLACPPDWLAAPLINQCCRAFLASFKIWKSATVGGNLCMSLPAGPMISLTAALGGVCTIWKAGGGEQRIPVVDFVTGNQRNRLTPGDLLRQIDIGIAALKRRTAYRQISLAPVGRSAALLIGSLDADGTLTLTVTASTVRPIQLSFRRAPDASALGDAIAQQITDDLYHTDIHGRPLWRKHMTLRLAEEVRRELLGAMPS, encoded by the coding sequence ATGGATTTGAACACCATCACGACGGTCGCCCATCCGCAAACGCGAGCGCAATTGCCGGCCTGGACGGCAGGCGACGCCTGGCTCGCGGGCGGCACGTGGTTGTTCTCGGAGCCGCAGGTGCATCTGAAGCGGCTGATCGATCTGACCGACCTGAAATGGCCGGCGCTGACGATCACGGACAAACATCTCTCCATCGCCGCCACCTGCACGGTCGCGCAGCTCGATGGACTTGCCTGCCCGCCCGACTGGCTCGCCGCGCCGCTGATCAACCAGTGTTGCCGCGCCTTCCTTGCGTCCTTCAAGATCTGGAAGTCCGCGACTGTCGGCGGCAATCTCTGCATGTCGCTGCCGGCCGGACCGATGATCTCGCTCACTGCAGCGCTGGGCGGCGTCTGCACCATCTGGAAGGCCGGCGGCGGCGAGCAGAGGATTCCTGTCGTCGACTTCGTCACCGGCAACCAGCGAAATCGCCTGACACCGGGCGACCTGCTTCGCCAGATCGATATTGGGATTGCCGCGCTGAAACGCCGCACGGCATATCGCCAGATCTCGCTGGCGCCGGTCGGCCGCTCGGCGGCGCTCCTGATCGGCAGCCTCGATGCCGACGGCACGCTGACGCTCACGGTCACCGCGTCGACGGTGCGGCCGATCCAGCTGTCCTTTCGCCGGGCCCCGGACGCGAGCGCGCTGGGCGACGCGATCGCCCAGCAGATCACGGACGATCTGTACCACACCGACATCCACGGCCGGCCGCTCTGGCGCAAGCACATGACATTGCGGCTCGCCGAAGAGGTTCGCCGCGAGCTGCTGGGGGCAATGCCGTCATGA
- a CDS encoding 8-oxoguanine deaminase, whose protein sequence is MSDAKPIWIRDPLAILADGAERGIVVKDGRIVELVPAGAAPATADVVVFDASEHVVLPGLINTHHHFYQTLTRALPAAMDRELFPWLQALYPVWARLTPEALELGVTVAMSELLLSGCTTTTDHHYVFPAGLEDAVDIEVAVAKRLGVRVLLTRGSMNLSQRDGGLPPDSVVQDEDTILADSARVVARHHQRGLDAMVQIALAPCSPFSVTTSLMRATSDLADKLDVRLHTHLAETEDENRFCQQMYGCRPLDYLEQCGWLNARTWLAHGIFFNADEMKRLGKAKTTISHCACSNQLLASGCCPVCEMEEAGVGIGIGVDGSASNDGSNLMQEVRAAFLLQRARYGVSKVSHKDALRWATKGSAACVGRPELGEIAVGKAADLGLFRLDELRFSGHGDPLAALVLCGAHRADRVMVAGKWAVIDGAIPGLDVADLISRHSSAAQAMRAG, encoded by the coding sequence ATGAGCGACGCAAAGCCGATCTGGATCAGGGATCCCCTGGCCATCCTCGCCGACGGTGCCGAGCGCGGGATCGTGGTAAAGGACGGCCGCATCGTTGAGCTCGTGCCGGCTGGCGCCGCGCCAGCGACCGCTGATGTCGTGGTGTTCGATGCGAGCGAACATGTCGTGCTGCCGGGCCTGATCAACACCCATCATCATTTTTACCAGACGCTGACCCGGGCGCTGCCGGCGGCGATGGATCGGGAGCTGTTCCCCTGGCTCCAGGCGCTCTACCCGGTGTGGGCGAGGCTGACGCCCGAGGCGCTCGAGCTCGGCGTCACCGTGGCGATGTCCGAGCTGCTGCTGTCGGGCTGCACCACCACGACCGATCATCACTACGTCTTCCCCGCGGGCCTCGAAGACGCCGTCGATATCGAGGTCGCCGTGGCGAAGCGTCTGGGCGTGCGGGTGCTGCTGACGCGCGGCTCGATGAACCTGTCGCAGCGCGACGGCGGCCTGCCGCCTGACAGCGTGGTGCAGGACGAGGACACGATTCTCGCAGACAGCGCGCGCGTGGTTGCCAGGCACCACCAGCGCGGCCTGGACGCGATGGTGCAGATCGCGCTGGCGCCGTGCTCGCCGTTCTCGGTGACGACGTCGCTGATGCGCGCCACCTCCGATCTCGCTGATAAGCTCGACGTGCGCCTGCACACCCATCTCGCCGAAACAGAGGACGAAAACAGATTCTGCCAGCAGATGTATGGCTGCCGTCCGCTCGACTATCTCGAGCAATGCGGCTGGCTCAATGCGCGGACCTGGCTCGCCCACGGCATATTTTTCAACGCCGATGAGATGAAGCGGCTCGGCAAGGCGAAGACGACCATCAGCCATTGCGCGTGCAGCAACCAGCTGCTGGCGTCCGGCTGCTGTCCTGTCTGCGAGATGGAGGAGGCCGGCGTCGGGATCGGGATCGGTGTCGACGGCTCAGCCTCGAACGACGGCTCCAACCTGATGCAGGAGGTCCGCGCCGCCTTCCTGCTGCAACGGGCGCGTTACGGGGTGTCCAAGGTCAGCCACAAGGATGCTTTGCGCTGGGCGACCAAGGGGTCGGCAGCCTGCGTCGGCCGGCCGGAACTCGGCGAGATCGCCGTCGGCAAGGCTGCGGACCTCGGGCTGTTCAGGCTCGACGAATTGCGCTTCTCCGGTCATGGCGACCCCTTGGCCGCATTGGTGCTGTGCGGAGCGCATCGGGCCGACCGGGTGATGGTGGCGGGAAAATGGGCCGTGATCGACGGTGCGATCCCGGGCCTCGACGTGGCAGACCTCATCAGCCGCCACAGTTCGGCGGCGCAGGCCATGCGGGCCGGATAA
- a CDS encoding BMP family ABC transporter substrate-binding protein: MRKSLLALAAGLLLAGSVSATSAADKLKVGFIYLGPIGDLGWTYQHDLARQALVKELGDQIETTYLENVPEGPDAERSIEQLVRAGNKLIFTTSFGYMDPTLKVAKKYPNVHFEHATGYKRNPNMSTYSARWWQGRYIQGLIAAKMTKSGVLGYIGSFPIPEVVSGINATMLAAQTIKPDIKVKIIWANTWFDPGKEADAAKALIDQGADVIMQHTDSPAAMQIASERGKLAFGQDSEMIKFGPKTQLTSILDTWGPYYIERVKAELAGTWKSQDSWGGLDSHMFAMAPYTNMPDDVKKLAEDAQAAITAGKLHPFKCPIVGQDGKPVECKGGDHLDDGQILGMNFYVKGIDDKLPGK; encoded by the coding sequence ATGAGGAAATCCCTTCTTGCGCTGGCTGCCGGGCTTTTGCTGGCCGGAAGCGTCAGTGCAACCTCCGCCGCCGACAAGCTCAAGGTCGGCTTCATCTATCTGGGTCCGATCGGAGATTTGGGCTGGACCTATCAGCACGATCTCGCCCGGCAGGCGCTGGTCAAGGAGCTGGGCGACCAGATCGAGACCACCTATCTGGAGAACGTGCCTGAAGGCCCCGACGCCGAGCGCTCCATCGAGCAGCTCGTCCGCGCCGGCAACAAGCTGATCTTCACGACGTCGTTCGGCTACATGGATCCGACGCTGAAGGTCGCGAAAAAATATCCGAACGTGCATTTCGAGCACGCCACCGGCTACAAGCGCAACCCGAACATGTCGACCTATTCGGCCAGATGGTGGCAGGGCCGCTACATCCAGGGCTTGATCGCGGCCAAGATGACGAAGTCCGGCGTGCTCGGCTATATCGGCTCGTTCCCGATTCCGGAGGTCGTCTCCGGCATCAACGCGACGATGCTGGCCGCGCAGACCATCAAGCCTGACATCAAGGTCAAGATCATCTGGGCCAACACCTGGTTCGACCCGGGCAAGGAGGCCGACGCCGCCAAGGCGCTGATCGACCAGGGCGCCGACGTGATCATGCAGCACACGGATTCGCCCGCCGCGATGCAGATCGCCAGCGAACGCGGCAAGCTCGCCTTCGGCCAGGATTCCGAGATGATCAAGTTCGGGCCCAAGACCCAGCTGACCTCGATCCTCGACACCTGGGGCCCCTACTACATCGAGCGGGTCAAGGCCGAGCTTGCCGGCACCTGGAAGTCCCAGGACAGCTGGGGCGGCCTCGACAGTCACATGTTCGCGATGGCGCCCTATACCAACATGCCTGACGACGTGAAAAAATTGGCTGAGGATGCCCAAGCCGCGATCACTGCAGGCAAGCTGCATCCGTTCAAATGCCCGATCGTTGGGCAGGACGGCAAGCCGGTCGAGTGCAAGGGCGGCGATCACCTCGACGACGGCCAGATCCTCGGCATGAATTTCTACGTCAAGGGCATCGACGACAAGCTGCCGGGCAAGTAG
- a CDS encoding ABC transporter permease: MELIEAIILSVLAASTPLLIAATGELVTERSGVLNLGVEGMMIVGAACGFAGAWLTGSIFIGALFGIIAGTMMSLIFALMALGFAVNQVATGLALTILGVGLSGLIGAGFVGERITPAVHLAIPGLTDIPLVGRVLFGEDGFVYFSIALVVGVWWFLYRTRAGLILRACGDNHASAHALGYPVLRIRTFAVMFGGACAGLAGSYLPLAYTPFFIPGMTAGRGWIALALVVFSSWRPGRLVVGAYLFGAVTILQLHAQGWGIGIPSQFMSALPYLATVIVLVLLSRARSGGSTAPAALGTVFVPDR, encoded by the coding sequence GTGGAACTCATTGAAGCCATCATCCTCTCGGTGCTCGCCGCGTCAACGCCGCTGCTGATCGCCGCGACCGGAGAGCTCGTGACCGAGCGCTCCGGCGTGCTCAATCTCGGCGTCGAGGGCATGATGATCGTTGGCGCGGCCTGCGGCTTTGCCGGCGCATGGCTCACCGGATCGATCTTCATTGGCGCGCTGTTCGGCATCATCGCGGGAACGATGATGTCGCTGATCTTCGCATTGATGGCCCTCGGGTTCGCCGTCAACCAGGTCGCGACGGGTCTTGCGCTCACCATCCTCGGCGTCGGGCTGTCCGGGCTGATCGGCGCCGGCTTCGTCGGCGAGCGCATCACGCCGGCAGTCCATCTCGCCATTCCGGGCCTCACTGACATCCCGCTGGTCGGGCGCGTGCTGTTCGGCGAGGACGGCTTCGTCTACTTCTCGATTGCACTCGTCGTCGGCGTCTGGTGGTTCCTGTACCGCACGCGGGCGGGATTGATCCTGCGCGCCTGCGGCGACAACCACGCCTCTGCGCACGCCCTCGGCTATCCCGTGCTGCGCATCCGCACCTTCGCCGTGATGTTTGGCGGTGCCTGCGCAGGCCTTGCCGGCTCTTATCTGCCGCTCGCCTATACGCCGTTCTTCATACCCGGCATGACCGCGGGCCGCGGCTGGATCGCGCTGGCGCTGGTGGTGTTCTCGTCCTGGCGGCCGGGCCGGCTCGTGGTCGGCGCCTATCTCTTCGGGGCAGTGACGATCCTGCAATTGCACGCGCAAGGCTGGGGCATCGGCATTCCCTCGCAATTCATGTCGGCGCTGCCTTATCTTGCGACCGTCATCGTGCTGGTCCTGCTCTCCCGCGCGCGCAGCGGCGGCTCGACCGCCCCGGCCGCGCTCGGCACCGTGTTCGTACCTGACCGCTGA
- a CDS encoding ABC transporter ATP-binding protein, which yields MLDSTPDDLNSGEPPLLRTIGLTKRYGDFLANDSIDIDIWPGEIHALLGENGAGKSTLVKAIYGLIQPSAGEIRWQGQQVVLSGPSEARSRGIGMVFQHFSLFDNLTVAENVALGLDGRESFRDMSARLEQMSKTYGLPLDPKREVWQLSVGERQRIEIVRALMQDPKFLILDEPTAVLTPQEADQLFVVLERLKAEGRAILYISHKLEEVKRLCDTATILRGGRKVETCDPRRETAASLARMMVGGEIKQLKAASGRKTTVPRLVVNDLSLAPGEAHGVRLEHISFELKGGEILGIAGVAGNGQDELFAALSGERLSKDPGTVVIEGIAAGHLSITQRRKLGAAFVPEERLGHGTAPRMKLSENALLTGHAASGMVHRGFINTAATLKTVDRATETFDVRKAKRDPEAASLSGGNLQKFIVGREILRNPAVLVVSQPTWGVDAGAAAVIRQALLDLATAGAAVLVTSQDLDELAEIADRIAVMFHGKLSAPLATREATREKLGLLMGGSSLEPREAAHAIGA from the coding sequence ATGTTGGATTCGACACCTGACGACCTGAATTCCGGCGAGCCCCCGCTGCTGCGGACGATCGGACTCACCAAACGCTATGGCGATTTCCTCGCCAACGATTCCATCGACATCGATATTTGGCCCGGCGAAATCCACGCGCTGCTCGGCGAGAACGGTGCCGGCAAGTCGACGCTGGTCAAGGCGATCTACGGGCTGATCCAGCCCAGCGCCGGCGAGATTCGCTGGCAGGGCCAACAGGTCGTGCTGTCCGGTCCCTCCGAAGCCCGCAGCCGCGGCATCGGCATGGTGTTCCAGCACTTCTCGCTGTTCGACAATCTCACCGTCGCCGAGAACGTCGCGCTCGGCCTCGACGGACGGGAGTCCTTCAGGGACATGTCGGCGCGACTGGAGCAGATGTCGAAGACTTACGGCCTTCCGCTCGATCCCAAACGCGAGGTCTGGCAATTGTCGGTCGGCGAGCGCCAGCGCATCGAGATCGTCCGCGCGCTGATGCAGGATCCGAAATTCCTGATCCTGGACGAGCCCACCGCCGTCCTGACGCCGCAGGAAGCCGATCAACTGTTCGTCGTGCTGGAGCGGCTCAAGGCCGAAGGCCGCGCCATCCTCTACATCAGCCACAAGCTCGAGGAGGTGAAGCGGCTCTGCGACACCGCCACGATCCTGCGCGGCGGCAGGAAGGTCGAGACCTGCGATCCCCGGCGCGAGACCGCGGCCTCGCTCGCCCGCATGATGGTCGGCGGCGAGATCAAGCAACTGAAGGCGGCATCCGGCCGGAAGACCACCGTTCCGCGGCTCGTCGTCAACGATCTTTCGCTCGCACCAGGCGAAGCGCACGGCGTACGGCTCGAGCACATCTCGTTCGAGCTGAAGGGCGGCGAGATCCTCGGCATCGCGGGCGTCGCCGGCAACGGCCAGGACGAACTGTTCGCCGCGCTGTCCGGCGAGCGCCTGTCGAAGGACCCGGGCACGGTGGTGATCGAAGGCATTGCCGCCGGCCATCTCTCCATCACGCAGCGGCGCAAGCTGGGTGCTGCGTTCGTTCCCGAGGAGCGGCTCGGTCATGGCACCGCACCGCGCATGAAGCTCTCGGAGAACGCGCTGCTCACCGGACACGCCGCCAGCGGCATGGTCCATCGCGGCTTCATCAATACGGCGGCCACGCTGAAGACCGTCGACCGTGCGACCGAGACGTTCGACGTCCGCAAGGCCAAGCGCGATCCGGAAGCCGCATCCCTCTCCGGCGGCAATTTGCAGAAGTTCATCGTGGGACGCGAAATCCTGCGCAACCCCGCGGTGCTGGTGGTGAGCCAGCCGACCTGGGGCGTCGATGCCGGCGCCGCCGCCGTCATTCGCCAGGCGCTGCTGGATCTGGCAACCGCGGGCGCCGCCGTTCTCGTGACCAGCCAGGATCTCGACGAGCTCGCTGAGATCGCCGACCGCATCGCCGTGATGTTCCACGGCAAGCTGTCAGCACCGCTCGCGACCCGCGAGGCGACGCGCGAAAAGCTCGGCCTTCTCATGGGCGGCAGCAGCCTCGAGCCAAGGGAGGCCGCGCATGCAATTGGTGCTTGA